A genomic region of Alligator mississippiensis isolate rAllMis1 chromosome 4, rAllMis1, whole genome shotgun sequence contains the following coding sequences:
- the STRAP gene encoding serine-threonine kinase receptor-associated protein produces the protein MAMRQTPLTCSGHTRPVVDLAFSGITPYGYFLISACKDGKPMLRQGDTGDWIGTFMGHKGAVWGATLNKDATKAATAAADFTAKVWDAVSGDELMTLAHKHIVKCVDFTEDSNYLLTGGQDKLLRIYDLSKPEAEPQVVSGHNSGLKKAFWSSDDKQILSADDKTVRLWDRNSMTEIKSINVAMSVSSMEYVPEGEILVITYGKTIAFHSAETLEQIKSFEVPATINSASLHPAKECLVAGGEDFKLYKYDYNSGEELESYKGHFGPIHCVRFSPDGELYASGSEDGTLRLWQTTVGKTYGLWKCVVPEEEGAELAKARTSLPGTAEEEIEELPSENSDSVYSSTPEVKA, from the exons ATGGCGATGCGGCAGACCCCACTGACGTGTTCGGGCCACACGCGGCCCGTGGTGGACTTGGCCTTCAGCGGAATCACCCCCTACGGCTACTTCCTCATCAGCGCCTGCAAAG ATGGCAAACCTATGCTACGCCAaggtgacacaggagactggatTGGAACATTTATGGGTCATAAAGGTGCCGTATGGGGTGCCACTTTGAACAAGGATGCCACTAAAGCAGCTACAGCAGCTGCAGATTTTACTGC CAAAGTATGGGATGCTGTTTCAGGAGATGAACTAATGACATTAGCTCACAAGCACATTGTGAAATGTGTGGATTTTACTGAG GACAGTAATTATCTGTTGACTGGTGGACAAGATAAATTGTTGCGTATTTATGACTTGAGCAAGCCagaagcag AACCTCAGGTGGTTAGTGGACATAATTCAGGCCTTAAAAAGGCTTTCTGGAGCAGTGATGACAAACAGATCCTTTCAGCTGATGATAAAACTGTCCG tctCTGGGACCGGAATAGCATGACTGAAATAAAATCAATAAACGTTGCAATGTCTGTGAGCAGCATGGAATACGTTCCAGAGGGAGAAATTCTAGTGATAACTTATGGCAAGACTATTGCCTTTCATAGTGCTGAAAC TCTAGAGCAAATTAAATCATTTGAGGTTCCTGCCACAATCAATTCTGCATCTCTTCACCCTGCGAAAGAATGTCTAGTTGCTGGTGGTGAAGATTTTAAACTTTACAAATATGACTATAACTCAGGAGAAGAACTAG AATCCTACAAAGGGCATTTTGGTCCCATTCACTGTGTGAGATTTAGCCCAGATGGAGAGTTGTATGCTAGTGGCTCTGAGGATGGAACACTAAGGCTCTGGCAGACAACAGTAGGGAAAACGTATGGTCTCTGGAAATGTGTAGTCCCTG AAGAGGAAGGTGCAGAGCTGGCAAAAGCAAGGACCAGCCTTCCAGGAACTGCAGAGGAAGAAATAG AAGAGCTTCCCTCTGAAAACTCAGATTCAGTGTACAGCTCAACTCCTGAAGTTAAAGCTTGA